The Alicyclobacillus macrosporangiidus CPP55 genome segment CGTGCGAGTGGTTTTGCCCCGCCGATGTGTACGCGTGGGACGCAGGCGAGCGACGGATTCTCGTCGCCTATGAGAACTGCCTCGAGTGCGGGACGTGCCGCATCGCCTGCGCGGAGCACAACATCGAGTGGACGTATCCGACAGGCGGCTATGGCATCGCCTACAAGTTTGGTTGATGGGAGGGGTTCCTATGTTGTCCCGCCGTTCTCCAGCTCCCGAATCCAAAGGTGTCCGGTTGCCCGCGCGGATCGAGTTCTCGAGCATCGATCATTTCATCGACGAAGTACGGCGGGAAGGGATTCGGCGGGTGCACCTCGACTTGTTCGAGGATGCGCGGCAGAGCGAATTGTCGTTCGTGTATTACGTCGGACTGGACTGCGTGGTGACCGCGCGCGACCCGGCCGGAGACGCGACCTATGAGTATATCCACCGGGTCGCTGTGGTGACGGAGACCGAACCGCGCTGCACGGATCCGAAGGCGATGGAACTGGCCTGCAAACGTCTGGCGGAGCTGGAAGAGACCCTGCGCGCCGCGGGCTTCGACGTCCGGCACGGCCGCATCGCAGAACCACGCCTGAATACGCATTGAAGTGCCCACCCGTCTGGCCGCCGCCGGAGGTGGGGACAGGGGAGCCTGGAGGTGATGTACGGTGCGTGAACACCATCGAGCGGACGAGGGGCATGAAGCCCGGCCGGTGAGGCACTTTGTGCGGAACGGCCGGGTGATGTGCCCGCGCCGCGGGCTGATTGACGTAGATGTGTGCTTCTACTGTTCGTATCTGCATCAGGTGGAGCTGGACAGGCCGGGGCCGTTCATCACGTGCACCTCGCCGCCCCCGGCGACGGAAGCGGAGCGTGTGGCGTATGAGCGGCTCGGTATCCTCGAGTTGGCCGAAGCCATCGGAAATGTCAGCGAGGCGTGCCGGGAGCGCGGGATCTCGCGCAAATGGTTTTACCAACTGAAACACCGGTTTGAGCAGGAGGGGTTGCAAGGGTTGGCCGGCCGCAGCCGGCGTCCGAAGGTATAGGGCCAAGACACGGGCGGATTCCAGGTGATGGGGAAGATGGTCGTCACGCCGTGAGTCCAACACCGGCGCTGTAAAATCTCCGCCCTGGTTCTGCAGGGCGGAGATGTACACGTGGCATTCGGACGGCGGCTCTGCCGGATGGATTCGGTCAGGATTCTCCGGGCGCAGGTGGGCGGGCACCCCTGGATTGCTTACGCGTTCGAATCCGGACCGGACGCGTTCCAACACGAATCTTCCGGCCGCAATCGCCATGCCGGCTGGGAGAGGTCGGCGTCTGCCAGGGACTGAACCAAGCGCTTCCGTGCCTCCGTCCCAAACTCTTCCTCGTACCGGGCCAACAGGGCTGCAGCCGCGAACTCGAACAACTGGGGGCGCGTGAGATCGATCTTTGCGGTGACAGAGAGGGTCACCTCGTTGGTGCCGAGCAGAACGTGCTCTCGTCGGCGCATCGGGACACCTTCTTTCCTGTGCAGTGCTCGCACCGTCGCGCGAGCGGTCACACAGCGCGATGGTCCGCCTTTGC includes the following:
- a CDS encoding helix-turn-helix domain-containing protein: MREHHRADEGHEARPVRHFVRNGRVMCPRRGLIDVDVCFYCSYLHQVELDRPGPFITCTSPPPATEAERVAYERLGILELAEAIGNVSEACRERGISRKWFYQLKHRFEQEGLQGLAGRSRRPKV
- a CDS encoding 4Fe-4S dicluster domain-containing protein; protein product: MSIEDRLYAVRYRVDDKSHLTIRDQAVCETCPTKACEWFCPADVYAWDAGERRILVAYENCLECGTCRIACAEHNIEWTYPTGGYGIAYKFG